The DNA window CTCCACTCATACGTTAACAATATCAATACCCATGAAGGAGGAACGCACCTGGCCGGGTTCAGGAGAGCATTGACCAGGACGCTGAAAAAATATGCTGATGATCTTGGGATCCCGCAGAAAGAAAAAGTGGACATTACCGGTGATGACTTCCGTGAAGGATTAACAGCTGTGATCTCCGTGAAAGTTATGGAACCCCAGTTTGAGGGACAGACCAAAACCAAATTAGGGAACTCCGAAGTTTCCGGTGCGGTAGATAAAATTGTGGGCGAAATGCTTTCCAACTTCCTGGAGGAAAACCCGTCTGAAGCTAAACTGATTGTACAGAAGGTGGTATTGGCAGCCAAAGCAAGGCAGGCGGCTAAAAAAGCGCGTGAAATGGTTCAGAGAAAATCCCCGATGGGAGGTTCCGGACTTCCGGGTAAGCTTTCCGATTGTTCTTCCAAAGATCCTGCTATCTCCGAACTCTTCCTGGTAGAGGGAGATTCCGCAGGAGGAACGGCCAAACAGGGTAGGGACAGGCACTTTCAGGCCATCCTTCCATTGAGAGGTAAGATTCTGAACGTGGAAAAATCAATGCTTCACAAAGTATATGATAACGAAGAAATCAAAAATATCTATACCGCTCTCGGTGTTTCCGTAGGAACCGAAGAAGACAGTAAAGCGTTGAATATGGCCAAATTAAGATATCACAAAGTTGTCATCATGACCGATGCCGATATCGACGGTTCGCACATTTCAACATTGATCCTTACCTTCTTCTTCAGATATATGAAAGAACTTATTGAGAACGGATATATCTATATCGCTCAGCCGCCATTATACCTGCTAAAGAGAGGAAATAAAAAAGTATACGCGTATAATGAAAAAGAGCGTGAGGAATTCACTCTTGAAATGGCTCCGGACGGAAAAGGAGTAGAAGTTCAGCGTTACAAAGGTCTCGGAGAGATGAATCCTGAGCAGCTATGGGAAACCACGCTGAATCCTGAACACAGGATCCTGAAGCAGGTAACCATTGATAATGCCGTGGAAGCGGACAGTATCTTCTCCATGCTGATGGGGGATGAAGTTCCGCCAAGAAGGGAATTCATTGAGAAAAATGCAAAATATGCCAACATCGATGCTTAATCGATAGCGGAATATAAATGATAGGAGCCTCCTTAACCGGAGGCTTTTTTTGTGATGAAAAATTAATTTTCCAGTTCATAGATATTTCATTACTTTTGGAAAATTTTAGTAACTATGATGAAAATATTTTGTATCGGAGCGCTTTCTATTGCTTCTTTACATTTCGCTCAGAATTATCCCGCTTCAGCCATTCCTGAACCTTTAAAAAAAAATGCCAACCTGGTCATCCGTAAAGACCTGACCACCCTCCAGATCAACAGCGTGGATGAAATCCGGTACCAGTACCAGAAAGTAAGAACGGTGATGAATAAGGATGGTAAAGACCAGGCCACTCCTGTCATTGCCTATCAGAAAGGAGACCAGATTTCAGATGTTAAAGTAACGATCTATGATGAAGCCGGCAAGAAAATAAAATCATACTCTAAATCAGACTTTGGCGATTTTGCCAATACTCCCGACGGGATTTTCTACTCGGATGACCGTTTCATGTCACTGCCCTATACTCCGACACAATATCCTTATACCATAGAGTTTTCTTATCAGCTCAAAGACCAGAATACGGTTTTCATTCAGGATTTTGTCCCGTTTTCCATCACCAATACTTCGGTGGAAAGCAAAGAGCTGAGAGTCATCAACAATTCAGGGATAGAGCTTAAAACCAAAACCTATCCTTCAAAATACAATTATGCTGCGGTAACTGAAAGCGGAAGCAGTACAGATAAAGTCTATTCTTTTAAAGATGTCCCTGCGGTTGACGGTACTTTTTTAATGCCGCAGCCGGACAAAATTTTACCTAAGGTAAGCTTTGCCCTGACGAGGTTCAACCTGATGGGAAAACAGGGAAGCATCAGCAGCTGGAAAGATTTCGGGACTTGGTATTATAACAGCATCCTGCAGCCCGTTTCCACAATAACGCCTGCCGTTAAGGCTGAAGTGGCAGCATTGCATTTACAGGGCACTACAGAGGAGAAAGTAAAAAAACTGTATCAGTACATGCAGTCTAAAACACGGTATATTGCGGTCGCTTTAGGGATTGGAGGATGGCAGCCGATGCAGCCTGAAGAAGTATCCAAAAAAGGCTATGGTGATTGTAAAGGTCTTACGAATTACATGAAAGTATTGCTGGATGAGGCCGGGATCCCTTCAAATTACTGCGTGATCAACTCTGGAGACTCCCAGTTGACCTTTGATCCGGAATTCCCGAAAATGGGCGGAAACCACGCCATCCTTATGGTGCCTACTGAAAAGGGAAGCATCTGGCTGGAAAATACAAGCCAGATGATGGCATTCAATCATTTAAGCACATCCACAACAGACAGGAATGTGCTTTCAATCGGTAAGAATGGCATCGAGCTGATCAGCACGCCGGTGTATTCACCGGAGCAAAACAATGAAAAGCAGGTGCTGAAGATCAGGATCAACGAGGATAACAGCATTACCGGGGAAGGCCAATTCTCCTACACCGGCAATCAGTATGATTACAATGTCGCTTTCACCGGCCTTTCGCCGAAAGAGCGTAATGAAGCCATCAGGGACAGGCTGAGTGTTCTTAGTTTCGATAAAATTGAAATGAAGAACGTCATCAATGACAGGGATAATGCCGTTGCCCGGTACGAACTTGATTTCAAAGCAGGCAATTATTCCAAAACGGCCGGAAACAGCATGCTGTTCAGGGCAGTTCCTATTTTTACCAATGTCATCTATAAAAATGATGAAGCCAGAGAGCTCCCTTTTGAGCTTCAGCAGTCGTTTCAGGATGATTATGAGATTACATTTACGGTTCCTGCACAGTATAAGCTGGATGAAGTTCCTGAAAATGTCAGCTTCAATTCAGAATTTGGGAGTTACCAGCTGAATTTCGTGCGGAATGGTACCGAGCTTAAGGTGAACAGGAGCATCAGGATCAATAAAGGCATTTACCCGAAAGAAAAGTACAATGAGTACATCAACTTCAGGAAGAAAACATTAAAAAATGATAATTCAAAAATTCTAATTTCAAAAGCATAACCATGAAAAGAATACTGTGGGCGGCATTAGGCTCCCTTACGATGACCTACGTTCAGGCTCAGAAACATGAGTTCCTTAATCCTCCGAAATTCAATGATGCGGACCTGTCCAAACCCAAATCCCTGCTGGATGAGAATGCACCGGTGGAAGTATTGTACCGTTCTGCGCATTATAAGATGGATTCCCGTACCGGATATCTTTCCAAAAGTTATTTTTACCGGGTGAAAATTTACCGGAAAGATAAGGCTGAAGACTGGCTGAACCTTGAAATTCCTCTGTATCAGGGTAATGGAGGCAGCCAGGAAACCATCAGTAGGATCAAAGCATTCACCTATAACCTGGATAATGGAGTAAAGGTAGAGACTAAGGTGGAAAACAACTCCAAGTACAAAAGCAAGGAGAACAAAAATGTAACGGTAACAAAATTTGCATTTCCTAATGTAAAGGACGGCTCTGTCATCGAATACCAGTATACGGTGGAATCGCCGTTCGCCTATGCTATACCTGAATTCCTGATTGAGACGGATACACCTACCCTCTATACGGAATATGTACTGGACAATCCTATCAATATGTCCTATAATGTGAATTATACCGGGTCACTCAATCCAAAATACAGGGAAATCGCAGATAAAAACTTATACGGGATGGATTATAAGACGTACCGTTTCGCCTACGAGAACCTGAAGCCCTTCAAGGTGGAAAAATTCGTTAAAAACGACCATAATTACAGGACAAAAGTCAGCGCAGAGCTGCATTCCACCAATTTCAGCGAGCTTAAACTCTACTCTTCTTCATGGGATCAGATCCGGCAGAGGCTGTACGATGATGAGGACTTCGGCGGCGAGCTGAAAAAAAGCAGGTTTGCCAAAGATAATATGCCCGCCGGAGTGGCAGGCATGAAAAATGAGCTTGACAAGGCCAATGCCATATTCAGCTATGTACAGAAAACCTTTACCTGGAACAACAAACGGGGCATCTATACGGAAGACGGACTGAAAAAGATGCTGGAAACAAAGACCGGGAACGCTGCGGAAATCAACCTGTTCCTGGTGATGCTGATGCGCGAAGCCGGCATCAAAGCTGATCCTGTACTGATTTCCACCATCAATAACGGTATGATCAACCTGGTTTCTCCCAATGTCGCCAATATGAACCTGGTTATTGCAGCCATTGAGGTGAACGGAGCCATACATGTCTACGACGCTACCACGAAGCAATCATCCGTAGACCAGCTTCCGCCGAGAGACTGGAATGAATACGGTGTACTGATGGCCAAAGATAACGTAAAGCAGATCCGGATGATCAATGCCAAGCCAAGCTTTACCTATCTGACCACCAATGCAAAAATTAATACGGACGGAAGCATTTCAGGGAATTATACGGACAGGGATACAGGGACTTATGCCATGTATGCCAAAGAAAATTACGATGACAATCAGGAAAAGTACAAAAAGCAGTACAAGGAAAATTTTGCGATAGATTTCACAGGCATTACCTCTCAGGTATTGGAAAACGGTGATTTTGAAAGCAGCATGAGCTTTTCATCCGAGAACCTGATTGATAAAGTGGGCAAGAAAATCATCATTAACCCGTTGCTGTTCATGAATAAAAATTCAAATGAATTTGACCAGACCGATGAAAGGAAATACCAGATTGATTTTATTTCCCCGTTTACCAAAGTGAAGAAAATTACCTTGGAAATCCCGGAAGGGTATGCCATCGAGGAAATGCCGAAAAATAAGAAGATCGTCACTCAGGACAAGGAAATAGAATACAGCTATACAGCGGAGCAGAAAGGAAACATGCTGGAAGTAACGTCGGTGATGACGGTTAAGAGCGCAGACTATCCTAAAGAATATTATTCTGCATTCAAACAGATCTGGGGAACAGCTTCGAAAAGCGAAAACCAGGTTATCAGCCTGATCCGGAAATCATAACCAGGTACGTAGATTCACATTGTACGAAAACCTTTGAAATAATCTTAAAACCATTCATTTTTGAATGGTTTTTGCATGCATATCCAAAATAAAAGTTATGAAAAATATACTGGCAGCCATAACATTGGCTGCTCTATTTTCGGTTTCAGCGTGCAAAAAAAGCGAAACCTCAGGGACCTCCTCTGCAACAGAAAATTCCAAACCGGGCACGTTCAGGACAGATTCTGTAGCCATCAATGATTCCGTAAAGCTTGCGGATTCCCTGACTGTGCAGTATTCTGCTAAACTTCTGGTATTTCCTTCCTTACAGGATAAGACCTTGCTCGACAGTATCTATTTCAACAGAAAGGTGCTCAAAGATTTTTCTCAGAAAGGCCTTCAGGCTTATCTTGAAAAGGATAAGAATGGGTATTTCGATAAATTAAGGAAAGAAAGTAAAGAATACCTGTCGGATATCAGGTTCGGAGAGAAGTGGTATACGGATACATCCATGCACCTGAAATCCGTTAATAATGATTTCATGCATATCCAATATATGTGGGGGTCGTATGAAGGCGGTGCCCATGACAATTATGGTTTTTCAGAACGCGTTTTCGACCTTAAAAACAATAAAAAACTGGAGCTTAAGGATATTACCACCATGCCGGCAGGTAATCTTGAAGCTTTGCTGATGAAAAACATCAACAAAATCAACAGCGGAACCACAGACAATAAAGGGCAGGTGAACAATTCGGAGATGCTCCTCGTAGAGGTAATTCCTGCCACGGATAATTTTTATTTTGATGACAAAAACCTGTATTTCCATTACAGCCCGTATGAAATTGCAGCTTTTGCAGCCGGAGATATTACCATTCCGGTTTCCTGGCAGGAACTGGACAAAACTCTTACTCCTGCTTTCAGGGAAAGGATGAAATTTAAATGATATTTAATGCTTCCCTTACGGAAGCATTTTTTATTTTTGTGACCATGGAAAATGTCGCTTTCATCATCAATCCTTTTTCAGCCAAAGGAAATTACCAGCCGTTTCTCAATGCGCTGAAAGCTAAGGTTAAAGATCCCTTATACTATATTTCAGATTCCATTGCCGGGACCCATGATTTTATACAGGAACACTTCAGCCATGTGGATATTTTTGTCGCGGTAGGAGGGGACGGGACTATTTCCACCGTAGCACAGTACCTGATCGGTACTTCCAGGATCCTCGGAATTTTTCCTGCCGGTTCCGGAAACGGATTTTCAAATGAGACCAATTTCGGGAAAAACCTGGATGAGCTCATCGGTAAACTGCAGGCCGGGAAATCAAGGAAGATCGATACTTTTACGGTAAATGACAGGCTTTCCATCAATGTTTCTGGGACCGGCTTTGACGGAAAGGTGGTGAAGGAGTTTGAAAAAACCACGCGCGGCTTTACAAATTATATTAAAGTTTCCATGAAGACATTTTTCAGCTACAAGCCGATCAAGGTTAAATTTTTCGATGAGAAATACCGGCAGTACAACGGTAAGTACCTGATGCTGAACATTGCCAATACCCGACAGTTCGGGAATAAGGCCTATATTGCCCCGCAGGCAAGCAAAAGTGACGGGCTCGTGGATATGGTGCTGGTAAAAAAGTTTCCGTTCACCTATTCGCCGCTGTTTGCGTTCAGGATGTTTACCAAGAAGCTTAGGAATGATGATTATATTACCTATATTCCCGTTTCCGAGATCGAATTTAAGGTGAATACCAAAAACTGGCACCTGGACGGGGAATTCAACAAAATAAAATCTCCGGTACATGTGAAGGTCCAGCCGGCCAGCCTGAATATCCTGATCTGAGATTATAGGGTCTGATGAAGGGCAATGCGGTTTCCTTCGCTGTCTTCAAATTCTGCGACGGCAAAACCATGTTTTCTATTAACGGTTTTAGGATAAAGGATCTTCCCTCCTTTCTCCAGGACTTTTTCTAATGTAAGATCAATGTCTTGGGTCCTGAAATAAAGGATAACACCCTTTCGGGTCGGCTGGTAGACATCGCCTTTTGCCAATGCCCCGGAAATCCCGCTGCCGGTTTCTTCAAACGGGAACAGCAGCATTTCATAGTCATCAATCATTTCTTTTTCAAACCTGAAACCAAATACATGGCTGTAAAATTTCCGGGCCCTTTCCAGGTCTGTGACAGGAATTTCAAAATAGACCACCGGATTGTTTTCTTTTATCATCTTATGGTTGTTTTTTGTACAGGACATAAGCAGGATACCGGTCACGCATAACAGCTGCCTGATGTATTGATGCATTTCAATAGTAATTTAATGATGCCTCCGGTTTTTCATCAATTTTATGAGGGTCATTAAAGCAGTACTGTCACTGCTCTTTATCCAGTTGCTTCTCCCAATTCGCAACTACAACTGCCGCTACAGAGTTTCCGATCACATTCGTCAGCGCTCTGCATTTGCTCATGAATTTATCAATACCAAGCACCAGGTCAGTCCATTTTATGGTCTTGGTCAAAAATTTCTTTTGATATATTCCGCGTTATTTGCAGTCGGGATATTACCTAATAAGCTCAGGGATGATTATATCACCTATATTCGCGTTTCTGAGATTTGAATTTAAGATGAATACCAAAAACTGGAATCTTGACGGGGAATTTAACAAAATGAAATTACCGATTCATGTGAACGTACAGCCGTTAATTTTAAATATTTTAATATAGTTTTTTGCCGGACTATTTCCAGTAGTTTTTCATAAGATCCGCTACCCATATAGGCTGTTTGATCTCTGTTTTTGGCTGGAATTCCTTAAATACAGGTTTAATATCAAGTACAGGCGTTCCGTCAATAGCATCAAGAAACTTTACTTTGATAGTTCTATTATTGTGTTCCAGTAATTCCACTGTTGCAAGCCCTATTGTGTTCGGTCTGTCCTTTTTACGCTGCCCGAAAATACCTGTCATCGGATAATTTACATTACCTCTCGGATGGCCTGAAAAAACGATATCTTCTTTTTCTACCTTATCAAAATAATAAATAATTTCCAGATGGGAAAAGCTTGAAATGCTGTTAAAAGCTTCCGTAGGAATATGGTCTGCCAATTCAATTTCTGCAATGATGGTTTCCCAATTGTCATCGATTAGTTCCGTCCTGGAATTTTTTACCGTTGCTACAGGCTGAAGTGTAATTTCCATATATGATTTGATTATTACTATTTTATATTGATTTTTAGATTTCCAGTTTTTTCTCAACTTTACCCGGGTGATCCAGGCAGTATCGAAGTTATTCCTGATCCAGCTGCTTCTTCCAGTTGGCAACCATAACATTAGCTGCAGAATTTCCGATCGCATTTGTCAGTGCTCTGCATTTGCTCGTAAATTTATCAATACCAAGCATGAGGGCGTTCCATTTTATGGTTTTGGTAAAAAATTTCCTTTGACATATTCCGCATTACTTGCATTCCGGATGTTACCTAACAAGCTCAGTGATTATCATTACCCCACCTATATTCGCGTTTTTGAGATTGAATTTAAGATAATAAATACCAAAAACTGAAATTTAAACCGGGAATTTAATAAGATAAAATCTCCCACTCATCTAAAGGTACAGCCTTCTAGCCTTACTACCCTTAATTTAACATGAATTATTCACTGTAAACATTTTTGTTGTGCAGTTCCATCCATTTAGTAGGATCTGCAATATCGGTCCATCCAAATTGTCGGTACAGCCCGTGTGCATCTCCGGTAAGTAAAATCCATCTTCTCAGGCCTTGTAAATCAGGATGATTCATAATTGTTTCCATTAACCATTTAGAAAGTCCGTTTCCTCGATATTCTTCCAGGATATATACATCACCTAAATAGGCAATAGTAGAAAAATCAGAGATAATCCGGGCAAAACCTATTTGTTTTTCATTCAGATAAACTCCGAAGCACATGGAGTTTTGTATGGCAGCCTGTACTTTTGCTTTAGGAATATTTAAGCACCAATATGCTTTGGTTGATAGAAACTCATGTACAGCGTCAATATCCAGCCTTGATTTATCTGTAGAAATACAAAACTGGTCTTTATATAGGGCTATATTTTTCATGTACGTCATCTATTAGATTTCCAGTTTTTTCTCAACTTCATCCGGGTGATCCAGACAATACTGCAGCCACTCTTTATCAAGCTGTTTTTCCCAATTAGCTACGACAACCGTCGCTACGGAATTTCCGATCACATTCGTCAGCGCTCTGCATTCGCTCATAAATTTATCGATGCCCAGGATCAGGGTCATTCCTGCCAGGGGAATTTCAGGCACAACGGCTAGCGTTGCCGCTAAGGTAACGAATCCGGCTCCTGTTACGCCTGCTGCGCCTTTTGAGCTGAGCATCGCTACCAGAAGCAGCAGCAATTGTTTTTCCAATGGCAGGTGGATGTTCAGTGCTTGGGCAATAAACAGGGAGGCCAGCGTCATATAGATATTGGTGCCATCCAGGTTGAAGGAATAGCCGGTAGGAACAACCAGCCCTACAATAGCTTTCGAACAGCCTGCTTTTTCCAGTTTCTCCATGATTCCCGGCAAAGCGGATTCTGAAGAGCTGGTTCCCAGCACCAGCAAAAGCTCCTCTTTAAGGAAATACATCAGCTTAAAGATATTAAAGCCGTTATAAAGGGCGACCGAACCCAGCACGATCACTATAAACAGGATGGAAGTAATGTAGAATGTGCCCACCAGGAAAATAAGGTTCAGCACAGAATGAAGACCATATTTCCCAATGGTGAACGCCATAGCTCCGAAAGCCCCGATAGGCGCAAGCTTCATCAGCATATGCACGATCTTGAAGACCGGAGCAGACAGGTCCTGAAGGAATTCAGTGACTTTAGCGCTTTTTTCTTTCGTCAGGACCAGGGCCACACCCATAAGGATGGCTACCAAAAGGACCTGCAGTATGTTTTCACCAACCAGCGGACTAAACAGGGTTTCCGGGATAATATTCATGATGAAACCCGTGAGAGTAGATTCGTGTGCCTTCTGCTGGTACTGTGAAACATCCCCGGAAAGTGTGGCCGGATTAACATTCAGTCCATGTCCCGGCTGCAGCAGGTTGCCCACGACAAGTCCGATGATCAGTGCCAGGGTTGAGAATGTAATGAAATAGATCATTGCTTTCATGGCAATTCTCCCGACTTTCTTAAGATCGGTCATATGCGCAATCCCGAGGGTAAGGGTAATGAAAATCACCGGAGCAATGATCATTTTCACCAGCCGGATGAAACCGTCGCCCAAAGGCTTCATTTTTTCACCCAGTTCCGGGTAAAACCTCCCTAAAAGAATTCCTGCAATGATGGCGACAACAACCTGGAAATAGATCTGCCGGTAAAATTTCTTCGTCTTCAAAATCAATCTTTAAATGTTCAGAGCCGGAAATTAAGAAAATTAATCTGAAGTATGATAAAAGTCAGTAAAAGTTTCGGCGGGGCTGAAAGCCCCGCCGAAACATATAACGTCTAAAACGGTGTTAAAAACGACCAGTGATTGACTGTCATCATTCTATGGCTACGGAATCATCACCCCTGCCGTCCGCTACAGCCTGGATATTACCATTGTCATCCCGGGTGATCATTTCGGTTTTTCCGATCTGTTTGACTTTTTCAAAAGTGTAATTCTTAGCCTTTAATTCTGCTATGGTGCTTTCAGGGAAGTTTTCCTCCACCTTTATTGTTTCAGGCAGCCATTGCTGATGGAATTTCGGGGCATTAACGGAGATATTCGCGTTTTGCCTGAAATCAACCACATTGACAATCGATTGGTATACTGAAGTTGGAATCGTAGTTCCTCCGGGTGTACCCACAACCATATACGGTTTTCCGTTCTTAAGAAGGATTGTAGGCGTCATGGAGGAGAGCATTCTCTTGTTAGGCTGTATGGAATTGGCTTCACCACCTACAGCACCGAACATATTCGGTACACCGGGTTTAATGGAAAAGTCATCCATTTCATTGTTAAGGAAGAATCCGGCTCCGGATACCACGACCTTGCTGCCATAATAGCCGTTAAGCGTTGTGGTGACAGAAGCTGCATTGCCGTCTTTATCCAGCACGGAGATATGGGTTGTCTGCGTCGATTCTTTGGGCTGGGCAATGATCTTGCCAACTTCAGAGCTTGGGGTTGCCCTATCAAAGCTGAAGTTTTTCCACCGGCCCTTCAGGTACTCATCAGAGATCAGGTAATTGGTTTTATCCTGAATAAAATCCGGGTCACCCATATATTCGGCACGGTCTGCAAAAGCCCTTCGTTCCGCTTCTGCCATGATCTGTACAGCTTTTGTTGAGTTCTGCTGGTATTGCTCAAGGTTTTCAAAGCTTGCCATCCTGAGCATCTGGGCCAGGAGGAGCCCGCCGCTTGACGGCAGCGGCATGGAAACCACACGGTTGCCTTTATAATCGAATTCAAGCGCCTTTCTTTCTGCGACCTTATAGTTTTTAAGATCCTGCAGGGTGATAATCCCGTTGCCCTTCTTCATTTCCGCAACGATGAGGGCAGCCGTTTTACCTTCGTAAAAACCTTTGGCACCCAGTTTCTGGATCAGCTTTAACGTTTCCGCCAGCTCTTTCTGGATGAGGATGTCGCCTGCCTTCC is part of the Chryseobacterium camelliae genome and encodes:
- the gyrB gene encoding DNA topoisomerase (ATP-hydrolyzing) subunit B; this translates as MSQKQYTASSIQALEGMEHVRMRPSMYIGDVGVRGLHHLVYEVVDNSIDEALAGYCDTIFVSIKEGNGIEVSDNGRGIPVDFHEKEQKSALEVVMTKIGAGGKFDKDSYKVSGGLHGVGVSCVNALSNEMVTTVYRDGNIYQQIYSRGKAQTGVEEIGHSDQRGTKQFFQPDDSIFTELVYNYDTLASRLRELSYLNKGITITLTDEREQLEDGSFRSEVFHSEGGLKEFVAYIDGNRESIMENVIFMEGERDDIPVEVAMRYNTSFNENLHSYVNNINTHEGGTHLAGFRRALTRTLKKYADDLGIPQKEKVDITGDDFREGLTAVISVKVMEPQFEGQTKTKLGNSEVSGAVDKIVGEMLSNFLEENPSEAKLIVQKVVLAAKARQAAKKAREMVQRKSPMGGSGLPGKLSDCSSKDPAISELFLVEGDSAGGTAKQGRDRHFQAILPLRGKILNVEKSMLHKVYDNEEIKNIYTALGVSVGTEEDSKALNMAKLRYHKVVIMTDADIDGSHISTLILTFFFRYMKELIENGYIYIAQPPLYLLKRGNKKVYAYNEKEREEFTLEMAPDGKGVEVQRYKGLGEMNPEQLWETTLNPEHRILKQVTIDNAVEADSIFSMLMGDEVPPRREFIEKNAKYANIDA
- a CDS encoding DUF3857 domain-containing protein yields the protein MMKIFCIGALSIASLHFAQNYPASAIPEPLKKNANLVIRKDLTTLQINSVDEIRYQYQKVRTVMNKDGKDQATPVIAYQKGDQISDVKVTIYDEAGKKIKSYSKSDFGDFANTPDGIFYSDDRFMSLPYTPTQYPYTIEFSYQLKDQNTVFIQDFVPFSITNTSVESKELRVINNSGIELKTKTYPSKYNYAAVTESGSSTDKVYSFKDVPAVDGTFLMPQPDKILPKVSFALTRFNLMGKQGSISSWKDFGTWYYNSILQPVSTITPAVKAEVAALHLQGTTEEKVKKLYQYMQSKTRYIAVALGIGGWQPMQPEEVSKKGYGDCKGLTNYMKVLLDEAGIPSNYCVINSGDSQLTFDPEFPKMGGNHAILMVPTEKGSIWLENTSQMMAFNHLSTSTTDRNVLSIGKNGIELISTPVYSPEQNNEKQVLKIRINEDNSITGEGQFSYTGNQYDYNVAFTGLSPKERNEAIRDRLSVLSFDKIEMKNVINDRDNAVARYELDFKAGNYSKTAGNSMLFRAVPIFTNVIYKNDEARELPFELQQSFQDDYEITFTVPAQYKLDEVPENVSFNSEFGSYQLNFVRNGTELKVNRSIRINKGIYPKEKYNEYINFRKKTLKNDNSKILISKA
- a CDS encoding transglutaminase-like domain-containing protein, whose amino-acid sequence is MKRILWAALGSLTMTYVQAQKHEFLNPPKFNDADLSKPKSLLDENAPVEVLYRSAHYKMDSRTGYLSKSYFYRVKIYRKDKAEDWLNLEIPLYQGNGGSQETISRIKAFTYNLDNGVKVETKVENNSKYKSKENKNVTVTKFAFPNVKDGSVIEYQYTVESPFAYAIPEFLIETDTPTLYTEYVLDNPINMSYNVNYTGSLNPKYREIADKNLYGMDYKTYRFAYENLKPFKVEKFVKNDHNYRTKVSAELHSTNFSELKLYSSSWDQIRQRLYDDEDFGGELKKSRFAKDNMPAGVAGMKNELDKANAIFSYVQKTFTWNNKRGIYTEDGLKKMLETKTGNAAEINLFLVMLMREAGIKADPVLISTINNGMINLVSPNVANMNLVIAAIEVNGAIHVYDATTKQSSVDQLPPRDWNEYGVLMAKDNVKQIRMINAKPSFTYLTTNAKINTDGSISGNYTDRDTGTYAMYAKENYDDNQEKYKKQYKENFAIDFTGITSQVLENGDFESSMSFSSENLIDKVGKKIIINPLLFMNKNSNEFDQTDERKYQIDFISPFTKVKKITLEIPEGYAIEEMPKNKKIVTQDKEIEYSYTAEQKGNMLEVTSVMTVKSADYPKEYYSAFKQIWGTASKSENQVISLIRKS
- a CDS encoding RsiV family protein; translation: MKNILAAITLAALFSVSACKKSETSGTSSATENSKPGTFRTDSVAINDSVKLADSLTVQYSAKLLVFPSLQDKTLLDSIYFNRKVLKDFSQKGLQAYLEKDKNGYFDKLRKESKEYLSDIRFGEKWYTDTSMHLKSVNNDFMHIQYMWGSYEGGAHDNYGFSERVFDLKNNKKLELKDITTMPAGNLEALLMKNINKINSGTTDNKGQVNNSEMLLVEVIPATDNFYFDDKNLYFHYSPYEIAAFAAGDITIPVSWQELDKTLTPAFRERMKFK
- a CDS encoding diacylglycerol/lipid kinase family protein translates to MENVAFIINPFSAKGNYQPFLNALKAKVKDPLYYISDSIAGTHDFIQEHFSHVDIFVAVGGDGTISTVAQYLIGTSRILGIFPAGSGNGFSNETNFGKNLDELIGKLQAGKSRKIDTFTVNDRLSINVSGTGFDGKVVKEFEKTTRGFTNYIKVSMKTFFSYKPIKVKFFDEKYRQYNGKYLMLNIANTRQFGNKAYIAPQASKSDGLVDMVLVKKFPFTYSPLFAFRMFTKKLRNDDYITYIPVSEIEFKVNTKNWHLDGEFNKIKSPVHVKVQPASLNILI
- a CDS encoding VOC family protein; the protein is MHQYIRQLLCVTGILLMSCTKNNHKMIKENNPVVYFEIPVTDLERARKFYSHVFGFRFEKEMIDDYEMLLFPFEETGSGISGALAKGDVYQPTRKGVILYFRTQDIDLTLEKVLEKGGKILYPKTVNRKHGFAVAEFEDSEGNRIALHQTL
- a CDS encoding SAM-dependent methyltransferase, whose product is MEITLQPVATVKNSRTELIDDNWETIIAEIELADHIPTEAFNSISSFSHLEIIYYFDKVEKEDIVFSGHPRGNVNYPMTGIFGQRKKDRPNTIGLATVELLEHNNRTIKVKFLDAIDGTPVLDIKPVFKEFQPKTEIKQPIWVADLMKNYWK
- a CDS encoding GNAT family N-acetyltransferase; the protein is MKNIALYKDQFCISTDKSRLDIDAVHEFLSTKAYWCLNIPKAKVQAAIQNSMCFGVYLNEKQIGFARIISDFSTIAYLGDVYILEEYRGNGLSKWLMETIMNHPDLQGLRRWILLTGDAHGLYRQFGWTDIADPTKWMELHNKNVYSE
- a CDS encoding dicarboxylate/amino acid:cation symporter — encoded protein: MKTKKFYRQIYFQVVVAIIAGILLGRFYPELGEKMKPLGDGFIRLVKMIIAPVIFITLTLGIAHMTDLKKVGRIAMKAMIYFITFSTLALIIGLVVGNLLQPGHGLNVNPATLSGDVSQYQQKAHESTLTGFIMNIIPETLFSPLVGENILQVLLVAILMGVALVLTKEKSAKVTEFLQDLSAPVFKIVHMLMKLAPIGAFGAMAFTIGKYGLHSVLNLIFLVGTFYITSILFIVIVLGSVALYNGFNIFKLMYFLKEELLLVLGTSSSESALPGIMEKLEKAGCSKAIVGLVVPTGYSFNLDGTNIYMTLASLFIAQALNIHLPLEKQLLLLLVAMLSSKGAAGVTGAGFVTLAATLAVVPEIPLAGMTLILGIDKFMSECRALTNVIGNSVATVVVANWEKQLDKEWLQYCLDHPDEVEKKLEI